One window from the genome of Aminivibrio pyruvatiphilus encodes:
- a CDS encoding prepilin-type N-terminal cleavage/methylation domain-containing protein, whose product MKKVMKKRTGFTLVELLIVIIIIGILAGAMLLVAGSGTDKAEATKIVSNLRSMKAAALLYYADNPSETTVPRSLSDWPSKLRLMSSICSGVHNFQDTKASF is encoded by the coding sequence ATGAAAAAAGTTATGAAGAAGCGCACAGGATTCACCCTTGTCGAACTGCTGATCGTCATCATCATCATCGGCATCCTGGCCGGAGCCATGCTCCTCGTGGCCGGCAGCGGAACAGACAAGGCCGAAGCGACGAAGATCGTGAGTAACCTTAGGTCTATGAAAGCGGCTGCGTTGCTCTATTATGCTGATAATCCTTCTGAGACTACGGTTCCTAGGAGCCTGTCGGACTGGCCTTCAAAACTCCGTCTCATGAGCTCCATCTGCTCCGGAGTTCATAACTTCCAGGATACGAAAGCGTCATTTTAA
- a CDS encoding type II secretion system F family protein, with translation MEFKFKARSPEGKIVEGVIQGDSQDAAVATMRERGMMPITLTRSGREKGGESFREILHRMGSVPLRDKVIFFRQLATMIKAGVTLGNALNILVDQTKNPRLADSIRRVKMAVDGGFSLSGALRTRAEFSTLMVSIVSAGEEGGKLDESLDRLATFLERQDELRRKIVSAVTYPAVVILFAFFILYILVTVVMPRFSQVFRGLNVPLPTLTVQVFNFSEWMAEFWYIPLLAVLLFGVAVSMLAKNKDTKPAMDAMKLRLPMVGDIFFKSAMARSNRTLASLVDSGVPILKSLEMTAEVTDNAVIGKAYTSLRDAARKGASLGDTAKNIPVFPVMIAHMMKVGEETGQLETMLDKVAGWFEMELDEKIKRLTSILEPVLIIFVGGIVALVALAIFTPIVTAIQTMM, from the coding sequence ATGGAATTCAAATTCAAGGCGCGATCACCTGAAGGAAAAATCGTCGAGGGTGTCATCCAGGGAGATTCCCAGGACGCCGCCGTTGCCACCATGCGGGAACGGGGCATGATGCCCATCACCCTCACCCGCAGCGGAAGGGAAAAGGGCGGCGAATCCTTCCGGGAAATTCTCCACCGCATGGGCTCCGTCCCCCTGAGGGACAAGGTCATCTTCTTCCGGCAGCTCGCCACCATGATCAAGGCCGGCGTGACCTTGGGCAACGCCCTGAACATCCTCGTGGACCAGACAAAGAACCCCCGCCTCGCCGACTCCATCCGCCGGGTCAAGATGGCCGTGGACGGAGGATTCTCCCTCAGCGGCGCGCTGCGGACCAGGGCAGAATTTTCCACCCTCATGGTCTCCATCGTCTCAGCAGGCGAGGAAGGAGGCAAGCTCGACGAATCCCTCGACCGACTGGCCACCTTCCTGGAGCGCCAGGACGAACTCCGCAGGAAAATCGTTTCCGCCGTGACCTACCCCGCGGTGGTCATTCTCTTCGCCTTCTTCATCCTCTACATCCTGGTCACCGTGGTCATGCCCCGGTTCTCCCAGGTCTTCCGGGGGCTCAACGTCCCTCTGCCCACCCTCACCGTCCAGGTGTTCAACTTCTCGGAGTGGATGGCCGAATTCTGGTACATCCCCCTGCTGGCCGTCCTTCTCTTCGGAGTGGCAGTCTCCATGCTCGCAAAGAACAAGGACACCAAGCCCGCCATGGACGCCATGAAGCTCCGCCTTCCCATGGTGGGTGACATCTTCTTCAAGAGCGCCATGGCCCGGTCCAACCGGACCCTCGCCTCCCTGGTGGACTCCGGCGTGCCCATTCTCAAGTCCCTTGAGATGACCGCCGAAGTCACCGACAACGCCGTCATCGGCAAGGCCTACACCTCCCTCCGGGACGCCGCCCGCAAGGGCGCCTCCCTGGGCGACACGGCCAAGAACATCCCCGTCTTTCCGGTGATGATCGCCCACATGATGAAGGTGGGCGAGGAAACCGGCCAGCTCGAAACCATGCTGGACAAGGTTGCCGGATGGTTCGAAATGGAGCTTGACGAAAAAATCAAGCGCCTCACCTCCATACTGGAGCCCGTACTGATCATATTCGTGGGCGGCATCGTCGCCCTGGTGGCGCTGGCCATCTTCACGCCCATCGTCACCGCCATACAGACCATGATGTAG
- a CDS encoding type IV pilus twitching motility protein PilT, producing the protein MQIRIHDLLAEVLRSGASDLHLGVGHLPCFRIDGDLHPVAGLPSLAQEDVEQAISDILLPEQMASYRQSREYDFSFTYHAPTGEEARFRGNCFFESGNMTLALRLIPMRIRSIEELGLPRCLLEVTGQRRGLFLVTGPTGHGKTTTLAALIDEVNRKRRDHVVTIEDPVEYVYKSQKSIIHQRQVGIDTRSFAEALRRVLRQDPDVILIGEMRDLETVSSAITAAETGHLVFATLHTQDAAQSIDRIIDVFPPHQQQQIRIQLSAVLVGICSQQLIPRPTGGRVVGTEILFANPAVRNCIKEGKTNQIKTLIQTGASSGMHTMEQCLADKVNEGLIPVDTAMAYAYDPKDLQRILFGQN; encoded by the coding sequence ATGCAAATCAGGATACACGATCTACTGGCGGAAGTGCTCCGTTCGGGCGCAAGCGATCTTCACCTCGGCGTCGGTCATCTTCCGTGCTTCCGGATCGACGGCGACCTCCATCCGGTGGCGGGACTCCCATCCCTTGCCCAGGAGGACGTGGAACAGGCCATATCCGACATCCTGCTGCCCGAGCAGATGGCCTCCTACCGGCAGAGCAGGGAATACGACTTCAGCTTCACCTACCATGCCCCCACGGGGGAGGAAGCCCGCTTCCGGGGAAACTGCTTCTTCGAATCGGGCAACATGACCCTGGCCCTCCGGCTCATCCCCATGAGAATCCGGTCCATCGAGGAACTGGGCCTGCCCCGGTGCCTGCTCGAGGTCACCGGACAGCGAAGGGGCCTCTTCCTCGTCACCGGGCCCACCGGCCACGGCAAAACCACCACCCTCGCCGCCCTCATCGACGAAGTCAACCGCAAGCGGCGTGACCACGTGGTCACCATCGAGGATCCTGTGGAATACGTCTACAAGTCCCAGAAATCCATCATCCACCAGCGGCAGGTGGGCATCGACACCCGCAGCTTCGCCGAGGCCCTCCGGCGGGTGCTCCGGCAGGACCCCGACGTCATCCTCATCGGCGAAATGCGCGACCTGGAAACCGTCTCCTCGGCCATCACCGCCGCCGAAACGGGCCACCTGGTCTTTGCCACCCTCCACACCCAGGACGCCGCCCAGTCCATCGACAGGATCATCGACGTCTTCCCCCCCCACCAGCAGCAGCAGATCCGCATCCAGCTCTCCGCCGTCCTCGTGGGGATATGCTCCCAGCAACTCATCCCCCGCCCCACGGGCGGCCGGGTGGTGGGCACGGAAATCCTCTTCGCCAACCCCGCCGTGCGGAACTGCATCAAGGAGGGAAAGACAAACCAGATCAAGACCCTCATCCAGACGGGGGCAAGCTCGGGAATGCACACAATGGAGCAGTGCCTCGCCGACAAGGTCAACGAGGGACTGATTCCCGTTGATACCGCCATGGCCTACGCCTACGACCCCAAGGATCTCCAGAGGATCCTCTTCGGCCAGAACTGA